A single region of the Actinomycetota bacterium genome encodes:
- a CDS encoding class I SAM-dependent methyltransferase, with the protein MGTRLYEDLAVWWPLLSAPEDYAEEAAAYAGIIDAGTPRRVHTVLELGCGGGNTASHLKQHYQMTLTDLSPEMLTMSRRLNPECEHRQGDMRSLRLGRRFDAVLTHDAVMYMTTPADLRATIDTAYAHVDVDGVALFVPDCIRSTFRPSTSHGGHDGEGRALRYLSWSYDPDPEDHTFVTDFVYLLRTGGDVEAVHDRHLMGLFSREEWLEMLNDVGFDPIVVQADLTDPGPVDVFIGRR; encoded by the coding sequence ATGGGGACCCGCCTGTACGAGGATCTCGCCGTCTGGTGGCCGCTGCTCTCGGCACCGGAGGACTACGCCGAAGAGGCAGCGGCGTACGCGGGGATCATCGATGCCGGGACACCGCGGCGCGTGCACACGGTTCTCGAACTGGGATGTGGCGGTGGTAACACCGCCTCCCACCTCAAGCAGCACTACCAGATGACGCTGACCGACTTGTCTCCGGAGATGCTCACCATGAGCAGACGCCTCAACCCGGAGTGCGAGCACCGTCAGGGTGACATGCGCTCCCTGCGACTCGGCCGGCGTTTCGATGCCGTCCTCACACACGACGCAGTCATGTATATGACCACCCCGGCCGACCTCCGTGCCACGATCGATACGGCGTACGCACATGTCGACGTAGACGGTGTCGCCCTCTTCGTTCCCGACTGCATCCGGTCGACCTTTCGCCCGTCGACGTCCCACGGCGGCCACGACGGTGAAGGTCGAGCACTCCGGTACCTGTCGTGGAGCTACGACCCGGACCCGGAAGACCACACGTTCGTCACCGATTTCGTCTATCTGCTGCGTACGGGAGGCGACGTCGAAGCGGTCCACGACCGTCATCTCATGGGCCTGTTCTCTCGAGAAGAATGGCTCGAGATGCTGAACGATGTCGGATTCGATCCGATTGTCGTTCAGGCAGACCTGACCGATCCGGGGCCGGTCGACGTGTTCATCGGCCGGCGATAA
- a CDS encoding vitamin B12-dependent ribonucleotide reductase, protein MSYSEGSEMTARLRITRRFTKAGRDPYEEIDWTFRDSRITNPDGSIVFEMKDAEVPAAWSQVASDIMVSKYFRKAGIPQTDEHGNPLVDGNGEPVLGPESSAKQVFDRLTGAWRWWGEQHGYFSSEEDARAFEDELKYMLANQMAAPNSPQWFNTGINWAYGLTGPEQGFWYVDPDTEELVSSPDSYSRPSPHACFIQSVKDDLVNEGGIMDLWTREARLFKFGSGTGTNFSSIRAEGEPLSGGGKSSGVMSFLKIGDRAAGAIKSGGTTRRAAKMVILDMDHPDIEEFINWKRLEEEKAKVLIEHGGLTSDFNGEAYQTVSGQNSNNSVRVTAEFLRRVKTDGDWDLIERSTGKVRRTVKARDLWRQIAEAAWACADPGIQFHTTINEWHTCPAGGEIRASNPCSEYLFLDDTACNLASLNLVKFYDDESGNFDIEAYEHAIRIWTIVLEISVTMAHFPAKPIAQGSYDYRTLGLGYANLGSLLMRSGFPYDSDGGRAIAGALTAILTGVAYKTSAEMASVLGPFPKWSENAESMLRVIRNHRRAAYNAPADAYEGVSHYVMGINPDLAPDSLLEAARHAWDEALAAGEDHGFRNAQVSTLAPTGTIGLLMDCDTTGVEPDFALVKFKKLAGGGYFKIANQSIAPALRRLDYDETQIERIVRYVAGTMTLEGAPHVNYESLRARGLSEGAIDRIERTIPSVFELRHAFNVFVVGEDSLLEIGLKPEDYTSLGFDLLASLGFSPQEIAEANDVICGVQTIEGAPGLRHEDLAVFDTANRNGKHGKRFIHHVGHIKMMAATQPFITGAISKTINMPHEVTPDDIKEAYMMSADLGLKSMALYRDGSKASQPLSSSSDDGASDEDEETVVLALEHEKAVAWGEIMNAASPTQAYSNGHRRPRFLLPGKRQGWTQEARIGGHKVFLRTGEYEDGTLGELFIDLAKEGATLRGVLSCFAIAVSKGLQYGVPLEEFVDTFTFHTFEPRGMVEGHPNIKMANSIVDYVFRVIGLEYLGRTDLVQVKPQASSLPEPPKGLVTEAGLQLDLTEAAMEKDIEVERKAAKFADTRDGHGPGTPAATTLKQSRPVTAGDVATASVQSALADMMGDAPLCPTCGHITIRNGTCYKCLNCGDTTGCS, encoded by the coding sequence ATGAGCTATTCCGAAGGGAGTGAAATGACCGCCAGGCTTCGCATCACCCGCCGCTTCACCAAGGCTGGGCGTGATCCGTACGAAGAGATCGACTGGACCTTTCGGGATTCCCGCATCACGAATCCCGACGGATCGATCGTCTTCGAGATGAAGGATGCGGAGGTCCCGGCAGCGTGGTCCCAAGTTGCCTCGGACATCATGGTGTCGAAGTACTTCCGTAAGGCGGGCATACCGCAGACAGACGAACACGGCAACCCGCTCGTGGACGGCAACGGCGAGCCGGTATTGGGTCCTGAGAGTTCCGCCAAGCAGGTGTTCGATCGCCTCACCGGCGCATGGCGCTGGTGGGGAGAACAGCACGGATACTTCTCCTCGGAGGAGGACGCCCGAGCGTTTGAAGACGAGTTGAAGTACATGCTGGCCAATCAGATGGCCGCCCCGAACAGCCCACAGTGGTTCAACACGGGTATCAACTGGGCGTACGGCTTGACGGGTCCCGAGCAGGGTTTCTGGTACGTCGATCCCGACACGGAAGAGCTGGTCTCCTCTCCCGACTCGTATAGCCGCCCATCCCCTCACGCCTGTTTCATCCAGAGCGTCAAGGACGATCTCGTCAACGAGGGCGGCATCATGGATCTCTGGACTCGTGAGGCTCGCCTGTTCAAGTTCGGCTCCGGAACGGGAACCAACTTCTCGTCGATTCGTGCCGAAGGCGAACCGCTTTCCGGTGGTGGCAAGTCCTCCGGTGTGATGTCGTTCCTCAAGATCGGTGATCGAGCCGCCGGAGCGATCAAGTCCGGTGGCACGACCCGCAGGGCGGCCAAGATGGTCATCCTCGACATGGACCACCCCGACATCGAGGAGTTCATCAACTGGAAACGGCTCGAGGAGGAGAAGGCGAAAGTCCTCATCGAGCACGGAGGCCTCACTTCGGACTTCAACGGCGAGGCATACCAGACGGTCTCAGGTCAGAACTCGAACAACTCCGTGCGGGTGACCGCCGAGTTCCTCCGCCGGGTGAAGACCGACGGGGATTGGGACCTCATCGAGCGCAGCACCGGCAAAGTCCGTAGGACGGTGAAAGCACGAGACCTCTGGCGTCAGATCGCCGAGGCTGCGTGGGCCTGTGCGGACCCGGGGATACAGTTTCACACCACCATCAACGAGTGGCACACGTGCCCTGCCGGTGGCGAGATCAGGGCCTCCAACCCCTGTTCCGAATACCTTTTTCTGGATGACACCGCCTGCAACCTGGCGAGTCTCAATCTCGTGAAGTTCTACGACGACGAGTCGGGAAACTTCGACATCGAGGCGTACGAGCACGCAATCAGGATCTGGACGATCGTGCTGGAGATCTCCGTCACCATGGCGCACTTCCCCGCCAAGCCGATCGCCCAGGGCTCCTACGACTACCGGACCCTCGGTCTCGGTTATGCGAACCTCGGTTCGCTCCTCATGCGTTCGGGGTTCCCGTACGACTCCGACGGTGGCCGTGCGATCGCCGGAGCCTTGACGGCGATTCTCACGGGTGTCGCGTACAAGACGTCGGCCGAGATGGCCAGTGTGCTCGGACCGTTCCCGAAGTGGTCGGAGAACGCCGAGTCGATGCTGCGCGTCATCCGGAACCATCGCCGTGCTGCCTACAACGCTCCTGCCGACGCGTACGAAGGTGTGAGTCACTACGTCATGGGGATCAACCCGGACCTGGCTCCGGATTCGCTCCTCGAAGCGGCCCGCCACGCGTGGGACGAAGCCCTCGCCGCAGGTGAAGACCACGGATTCCGCAACGCGCAGGTCTCCACGCTTGCCCCGACCGGCACGATCGGTTTGCTGATGGATTGCGACACGACGGGCGTCGAACCGGATTTTGCACTCGTGAAGTTCAAGAAACTGGCCGGTGGCGGCTACTTCAAGATCGCTAATCAGTCGATCGCACCCGCGCTGCGACGCCTCGATTACGACGAGACGCAGATCGAGCGAATCGTTCGTTATGTCGCAGGCACGATGACACTCGAGGGCGCCCCTCATGTGAACTATGAGTCCTTGCGGGCAAGGGGGCTCTCCGAAGGAGCCATCGACAGGATCGAGCGCACGATCCCGAGTGTTTTCGAACTTCGGCACGCGTTCAACGTGTTCGTAGTCGGTGAAGACTCCCTGTTGGAGATCGGTCTGAAACCAGAGGATTACACATCGTTGGGATTCGACCTCCTCGCGTCTCTTGGCTTCTCACCCCAGGAGATCGCGGAGGCCAACGACGTCATCTGTGGAGTGCAGACCATCGAGGGTGCCCCTGGTCTGCGCCATGAGGACTTGGCGGTCTTCGACACCGCGAACCGCAACGGGAAGCACGGGAAGCGATTCATCCACCACGTGGGACACATCAAGATGATGGCTGCGACACAGCCGTTCATCACCGGTGCCATCTCCAAGACGATCAACATGCCGCACGAGGTCACCCCCGACGACATCAAGGAGGCCTACATGATGTCGGCCGACCTCGGATTGAAGTCGATGGCGCTCTACCGGGATGGTTCGAAAGCGTCACAACCGCTCTCTTCTTCATCCGATGACGGCGCCTCCGACGAGGACGAGGAGACCGTCGTGCTGGCCCTGGAGCACGAAAAGGCGGTTGCCTGGGGCGAGATCATGAACGCGGCGAGCCCGACGCAGGCATACAGCAACGGCCACAGGCGACCCCGGTTCCTCCTCCCCGGGAAACGGCAAGGGTGGACCCAGGAAGCACGCATCGGCGGACACAAGGTGTTCCTGCGGACCGGAGAGTACGAGGATGGAACCCTCGGCGAATTGTTCATCGACCTGGCGAAGGAGGGAGCGACACTTCGAGGTGTGCTGTCCTGTTTTGCCATCGCGGTGTCCAAGGGTTTGCAGTACGGGGTGCCGCTCGAGGAGTTTGTGGACACGTTCACGTTCCACACGTTCGAACCTCGCGGCATGGTCGAAGGACATCCAAACATCAAGATGGCCAACTCGATCGTCGACTATGTCTTCCGGGTGATCGGCCTCGAGTACCTGGGACGGACCGATCTGGTCCAGGTGAAGCCGCAGGCGTCGTCTCTTCCGGAACCTCCGAAGGGGCTCGTCACCGAGGCGGGGCTCCAGCTCGATCTGACCGAGGCTGCGATGGAGAAAGACATCGAGGTGGAGAGGAAGGCGGCGAAGTTCGCCGATACCCGAGACGGTCACGGACCGGGAACGCCCGCCGCGACGACGCTGAAGCAGTCGCGCCCGGTGACCGCAGGCGATGTGGCGACCGCTTCGGTGCAGTCGGCCCTCGCCGACATGATGGGGGACGCTCCCCTGTGTCCGACGTGTGGGCACATCACGATCCGCAACGGCACCTGCTACAAGTGCCTCAACTGCGGGGACACGACCGGCTGTTCGTGA
- a CDS encoding peroxidase has translation MLGRIEAGFETAGLDERRLAMLRFATKVTVAPSTVTAEDVASLRAVAFSDLDVLHITEVAAYYAYVNRIADALGVELEPWIPDDV, from the coding sequence TTGCTCGGCCGGATCGAGGCGGGTTTCGAGACGGCCGGTCTCGACGAGCGGCGCCTCGCGATGCTCCGGTTTGCCACGAAGGTGACGGTCGCCCCGTCGACGGTGACGGCGGAGGACGTTGCGAGTTTGCGGGCTGTGGCGTTTTCCGACCTCGATGTGCTGCACATCACCGAAGTGGCCGCCTACTACGCCTACGTCAACCGGATCGCCGACGCACTCGGCGTCGAGTTGGAGCCCTGGATTCCCGACGATGTCTGA
- a CDS encoding peroxidase, whose translation MAFIETIDDRDWDDGELGELHARAVDPAYGRVDNIMTIHSLDPGSMSTHLDLYRQAMRGTKTLRKVDREMIALVVSTINQCHY comes from the coding sequence ATGGCATTCATCGAGACGATCGACGATCGGGATTGGGACGACGGGGAGCTCGGTGAGCTGCACGCGAGGGCCGTCGACCCTGCCTACGGGCGGGTGGACAACATCATGACCATCCACTCCCTCGATCCGGGCAGCATGAGCACCCATCTGGACCTGTACCGGCAGGCGATGCGCGGCACGAAGACGCTCCGAAAGGTCGACCGGGAGATGATTGCTCTGGTCGTGAGCACGATCAACCAGTGCCACTACTGA
- a CDS encoding aspartate aminotransferase family protein — translation MDDISGLLRQTARLADLSTLDRRPVFPHVQPDDLRTLLAVPLPDAGVDPDRVIEELVAAAEPGLVSGAGGRYFGFVTGGSVPAALAADWLAAAWDQNAFSYLSSPAAAIVEEVAAAWIKDLLRLPTGASVGFVTGCQMAHVTCLAAARHEVLRRVGWNVSEHGLGGAPRIRVVTGRHRHMTVDRALRLLGIGETAIEPVDTDDQGRILPDALGETLAAGTGPVIVVAQAGEVNTGAFDPLSAVIGIAAEHGAWTHVDGAFGIWARVSASLRHLTDGLELADSWAFDAHKWLNVPYDSGVAVCAHPEAHRAAMLGEAAYLLPSATERDAIDWTPDASRRARGFAVYAALRSLGRNGVTDLVDRSCAHARRLADGISRLPGATILNDVVLNQVLVRFGDDHTTERILNHVQDGGVAWMGGTTWNGRTAIRISVSSWATKDTDVDRTIAEFAGAVRTVT, via the coding sequence ATGGATGACATCAGCGGGCTGCTCCGCCAAACCGCCAGACTCGCCGACCTCTCGACCCTCGACCGGAGGCCGGTCTTCCCGCACGTACAACCCGATGATCTCCGAACACTCCTGGCCGTACCGCTCCCCGACGCCGGCGTGGATCCCGACCGGGTCATCGAGGAGCTGGTCGCCGCGGCGGAGCCCGGCCTCGTTTCCGGGGCCGGTGGACGCTACTTCGGGTTCGTCACGGGAGGTTCCGTCCCCGCCGCCCTGGCTGCCGATTGGCTCGCCGCGGCCTGGGATCAGAACGCCTTCTCGTACCTGTCCAGCCCGGCGGCAGCCATCGTCGAGGAGGTCGCCGCGGCCTGGATCAAGGACCTGCTCCGGCTCCCGACCGGCGCATCCGTCGGATTCGTGACCGGGTGCCAGATGGCGCACGTCACCTGCCTCGCCGCGGCCCGCCACGAGGTGCTGCGACGGGTCGGGTGGAACGTCTCCGAGCATGGTCTCGGTGGCGCCCCTCGCATTCGCGTGGTCACCGGTCGGCACAGGCACATGACCGTCGACCGGGCGCTGCGCCTCCTCGGCATCGGCGAGACGGCCATCGAGCCCGTGGACACGGACGACCAAGGCAGGATCCTCCCCGATGCCTTGGGCGAGACACTCGCTGCCGGGACAGGGCCGGTCATCGTCGTCGCACAGGCCGGAGAGGTGAACACCGGGGCGTTCGACCCTCTCTCGGCAGTGATCGGGATCGCAGCCGAACATGGCGCATGGACCCATGTCGACGGAGCGTTCGGCATCTGGGCGCGAGTGAGCGCGTCGTTGCGGCACCTCACCGACGGGCTCGAACTCGCGGACTCGTGGGCGTTCGATGCGCACAAGTGGCTCAACGTTCCCTACGACTCCGGTGTGGCGGTCTGTGCACATCCGGAGGCCCACCGCGCCGCGATGCTCGGCGAGGCCGCATACCTTCTGCCTTCGGCAACCGAGCGTGACGCCATCGATTGGACACCTGACGCGTCGCGACGCGCTCGCGGATTCGCCGTGTACGCGGCACTTCGATCGCTGGGCAGGAATGGCGTCACAGATCTCGTCGACCGTTCGTGCGCGCACGCACGCCGTCTTGCGGACGGCATCTCCCGACTTCCCGGCGCGACGATCCTCAACGACGTGGTCCTGAACCAGGTCCTCGTACGCTTCGGTGACGACCACACCACCGAACGGATCTTGAACCACGTGCAGGACGGCGGTGTCGCCTGGATGGGTGGCACCACATGGAACGGACGAACGGCCATACGAATCTCCGTGTCGAGCTGGGCCACCAAGGACACGGACGTGGACCGCACCATCGCCGAGTTCGCCGGCGCCGTACGCACCGTCACCTGA
- a CDS encoding adenosine deaminase, with the protein METFIAGLPKAELHLHLEGTLEPELKFALARRNGVSLPYGSVEEMSIAYDFDDLPSFLTQYYEGMSVLLTEADFYDLAWAYFTKAASQNIVYAEVFFDPQAHTTRGVDFNTVISGINRAQLDAADRLGVRSGLIMCLLRDLDTESAMATLEQAIPYRDRIIGVGLDSDEKDNPPIKFRDVFARARAEGLHLTMHCDVDQENSVDHIWQSLDDIGVERIDHGINCLEDDRLVTEIRRRGLGLTVCPISNSYVAGSLKAEQIRAMLDAGLRVTINSDDPAYFPGYLNENLLAVQQAVDLSRADVLRLVKNAFEVAWLPETDKQGYLDAVEAYSS; encoded by the coding sequence ATGGAGACGTTCATCGCAGGCCTTCCCAAGGCCGAGCTACACCTGCACCTCGAAGGCACCTTGGAACCCGAGCTGAAGTTCGCTCTCGCCCGGCGCAACGGTGTATCGCTGCCCTACGGCTCCGTGGAGGAGATGAGCATCGCCTACGACTTCGACGACCTGCCTTCGTTCCTCACTCAGTACTACGAAGGCATGAGCGTGCTGCTCACCGAAGCGGACTTCTACGACCTCGCCTGGGCCTACTTCACCAAAGCCGCGTCGCAGAACATCGTATATGCAGAGGTGTTCTTCGATCCACAGGCGCACACGACGAGGGGCGTCGACTTCAACACGGTGATCAGCGGCATCAACCGGGCACAGCTCGACGCCGCCGACCGGCTCGGCGTCCGCAGCGGGCTCATCATGTGCTTGTTGCGAGATCTCGACACCGAATCGGCGATGGCCACCCTCGAACAGGCCATCCCGTATCGGGACCGGATCATCGGAGTGGGCCTCGACTCCGACGAAAAAGACAATCCGCCGATCAAGTTCCGCGACGTGTTCGCCCGTGCCCGCGCCGAGGGCCTGCATCTCACGATGCATTGCGACGTCGACCAGGAGAACTCGGTCGACCACATCTGGCAATCCCTCGACGACATCGGCGTGGAGCGCATCGACCACGGCATCAACTGTCTCGAAGACGACCGTCTCGTTACCGAGATCCGCCGCCGCGGCCTCGGGCTCACCGTATGTCCCATCTCGAACAGCTACGTCGCCGGAAGCCTCAAAGCGGAGCAGATCCGCGCGATGCTCGACGCCGGCCTCCGTGTCACGATCAACTCCGACGACCCCGCCTACTTCCCCGGCTACCTCAACGAGAACCTGCTCGCCGTACAACAGGCCGTGGACCTGTCGCGCGCCGACGTTCTGCGGCTGGTCAAGAACGCGTTCGAGGTGGCGTGGCTGCCCGAGACCGACAAGCAGGGCTATCTGGATGCCGTGGAGGCGTATTCGAGCTGA
- a CDS encoding FAD-binding oxidoreductase, with translation MESADFVVIGGGIAGASVAYELAAHARVLVLEREAVAGYHTTGRSAAVFTEAYDKSGIRALTRASRQFLENPPEGFTDVPLLSPLPVLFVGRDDQLDALERVLNESADLVRWVDPTEALTLCPVLRPGYVAGGVLEPDARSIDVHALHQGFLRGVRRRGSRVLTSAEVRSLVYTSMWTVGTTQGPVRTPVIVDAAGAWADRVAEMAGARPVGLTPLRRTAFTFDPPPDTGGTPWPMVFDIGEDFYFRLDGPQILASPCDEKPMEPCDVRHEEIDVAIAIDRIQTATTLTIRHVRNAWAGLRTFAPDREPVVGRDPDVPGFFWLAGQGGFGIMTSPALARTASALITGGSVPEGVDTTRLDPGRF, from the coding sequence ATGGAATCAGCAGACTTCGTCGTCATCGGAGGGGGCATCGCCGGAGCATCGGTCGCGTATGAATTGGCCGCACACGCTCGGGTCCTCGTGCTCGAGCGCGAAGCGGTGGCCGGCTACCACACCACCGGCAGATCGGCGGCCGTCTTCACCGAGGCGTACGATAAGAGCGGCATCCGTGCACTGACGAGGGCAAGCCGACAGTTCTTGGAGAATCCTCCGGAGGGGTTCACCGATGTTCCCCTGCTGTCGCCGTTGCCGGTCCTGTTCGTCGGGCGGGACGACCAGCTCGATGCCCTCGAGCGAGTCCTGAACGAGTCGGCGGATCTGGTCCGATGGGTCGATCCGACCGAAGCGCTCACTCTGTGCCCGGTGCTCCGACCCGGTTACGTCGCCGGCGGGGTGCTCGAACCGGACGCCCGTTCCATCGATGTGCACGCTCTCCACCAGGGTTTCCTCCGCGGCGTTCGTCGCAGAGGAAGCCGTGTGCTCACCAGCGCGGAGGTGAGATCCCTCGTCTACACGTCGATGTGGACGGTCGGAACGACGCAAGGGCCGGTCAGGACCCCCGTGATCGTCGACGCCGCCGGGGCGTGGGCGGACCGGGTCGCCGAGATGGCCGGCGCCCGGCCGGTCGGCCTCACTCCGCTTCGGCGCACGGCCTTCACCTTCGATCCTCCACCGGACACCGGCGGCACGCCCTGGCCGATGGTCTTCGATATCGGCGAAGACTTCTACTTCAGGCTCGACGGGCCGCAGATCCTCGCCTCACCGTGCGATGAGAAGCCAATGGAGCCGTGCGACGTCCGGCATGAGGAGATCGACGTGGCGATCGCCATCGATCGCATCCAGACGGCGACCACCCTCACGATCCGCCACGTGCGGAACGCGTGGGCAGGTCTGCGCACCTTCGCGCCGGACCGCGAACCAGTGGTCGGCCGGGATCCCGACGTCCCGGGGTTCTTCTGGCTTGCCGGCCAGGGTGGTTTCGGGATCATGACCTCTCCGGCACTGGCACGTACTGCGTCGGCACTGATCACCGGCGGGTCGGTACCGGAAGGCGTCGACACGACCCGTCTGGACCCGGGACGGTTCTGA
- a CDS encoding DMT family transporter, translating to MLERRVPAPVLLTRGDIRALGGMHFAVGDLLILGAVVAWAVNSVGLRRRPQLPPLVIVTAVAAVGTLMLLPFYLWEAATIGGFAWSLPHVATIVYVGVFASVIAYITWNQGVVVIGPTKAGPYLNLTPLFAAVLAVVFVGESIQVFHLVGGAFIGGGPWVGTT from the coding sequence ATGCTCGAGCGTCGAGTCCCTGCACCTGTCCTGCTCACCCGCGGTGACATTCGGGCGCTCGGAGGGATGCACTTCGCCGTTGGTGACCTGCTCATCCTCGGTGCGGTCGTGGCGTGGGCCGTCAACTCCGTCGGGCTGCGTCGCCGGCCGCAGCTGCCGCCCCTGGTGATCGTCACGGCTGTCGCTGCCGTGGGGACCCTGATGCTGCTGCCGTTCTACCTGTGGGAAGCCGCCACCATCGGCGGTTTCGCCTGGAGCCTTCCCCACGTCGCGACGATCGTCTACGTTGGGGTCTTCGCTTCCGTCATCGCCTACATCACGTGGAACCAAGGGGTCGTGGTGATCGGTCCGACGAAAGCCGGCCCCTACCTGAACCTGACGCCGCTGTTCGCCGCGGTGCTCGCCGTCGTGTTCGTTGGCGAATCGATCCAGGTGTTCCACCTTGTCGGTGGTGCATTCATCGGTGGTGGCCCCTGGGTCGGCACGACCTGA
- a CDS encoding transcriptional repressor: MTEPIDAHERLRSAGLRVTRARLGVLETLAALPGHPTTEDVAKGLEVRGITVSRASVFNVLADLTSAGLVMVADAGPGTTRYEIATEWHHHLVCRNCGSIIDVPCAKGTKPCMTPDEVVGVVDEAQVIYRGMCNSCLALGSDAPPPGEGGRVDRV, translated from the coding sequence GTGACCGAACCGATCGACGCGCACGAACGATTGCGCTCGGCGGGCCTGAGGGTGACTCGGGCCCGTCTGGGCGTGCTCGAGACACTGGCCGCACTCCCAGGACACCCGACGACGGAGGATGTCGCAAAGGGGCTGGAAGTACGCGGCATCACCGTTTCCCGGGCGTCGGTCTTCAACGTGCTCGCGGACCTGACGTCCGCCGGGCTGGTCATGGTGGCCGACGCCGGACCCGGGACAACCCGCTACGAGATAGCGACAGAGTGGCACCATCACCTCGTGTGTCGAAACTGTGGCTCGATCATCGATGTCCCCTGTGCCAAAGGAACCAAACCGTGCATGACACCGGACGAAGTCGTAGGTGTCGTCGACGAGGCCCAGGTGATCTACAGAGGGATGTGCAACTCGTGCCTGGCCCTGGGCTCGGATGCACCGCCGCCTGGCGAGGGCGGGCGCGTCGACCGGGTGTGA
- a CDS encoding DNA starvation/stationary phase protection protein, which produces MSWTVLPEETAGKVADALQPTLIDLIDLHLLGKQAHWTVVGERFQSVHERLDVLVDAWRLWSDSVAERIVTLGVIPKGRAQDVGDEGTGGGFPLTWLVDRDAIRLIAERVEVAVRKARDNQQTVADLDVISDALLQGIIEGLEEQLWMLRAHLK; this is translated from the coding sequence ATGAGTTGGACCGTGCTTCCCGAGGAGACCGCCGGCAAGGTGGCCGATGCCTTGCAGCCCACGCTGATCGATCTGATCGACTTGCATCTGCTGGGCAAGCAAGCCCACTGGACTGTCGTCGGTGAGCGTTTCCAGTCGGTTCACGAGCGCCTCGATGTGCTGGTCGATGCCTGGCGCCTCTGGAGTGACAGTGTCGCGGAGCGGATCGTTACCCTCGGCGTCATCCCGAAGGGCCGCGCCCAGGACGTCGGCGACGAGGGAACAGGTGGCGGGTTCCCGCTCACATGGCTGGTCGACAGAGACGCCATTCGCCTGATTGCGGAGCGGGTGGAGGTGGCTGTACGGAAGGCGCGTGACAACCAACAGACAGTCGCCGATCTCGATGTCATCAGCGATGCGCTTCTCCAGGGGATCATCGAAGGGCTCGAGGAGCAGCTGTGGATGCTCCGCGCTCACCTCAAGTGA
- a CDS encoding RNA polymerase sigma factor: MDLDALVPALRRRDPAAFRRLYEALSGSLGRFAFGMLRDRLAAEDAVQQAFLEFVKAAPDLVGDGRSVRAWLYRSVRFTCLDEIRRRSRRPEQLMDELPEPETQEVDPIDVPFGPDLEAAFAALTPHQQTVVLLRHVVGMSGAEVAQVVGSNRVAVYAMIARAEASLRRALSPVESDGSAASEPVKGEPAYGRTHE; this comes from the coding sequence ATGGACCTCGATGCACTCGTTCCTGCTCTCCGGAGGCGGGATCCTGCCGCGTTCAGACGGCTGTATGAAGCTCTCTCCGGTTCACTCGGTAGATTTGCATTTGGGATGCTGCGCGACCGTCTTGCAGCAGAGGACGCCGTCCAACAGGCGTTCCTGGAGTTCGTCAAGGCTGCGCCCGATCTCGTGGGAGATGGCCGTTCCGTTCGAGCCTGGCTGTATCGCAGTGTGAGGTTTACGTGTCTGGATGAGATCCGCCGCCGATCCAGGCGACCCGAACAGCTCATGGATGAGCTTCCCGAACCGGAGACCCAGGAAGTGGATCCAATCGACGTGCCGTTCGGCCCCGATCTCGAGGCGGCGTTCGCAGCGCTCACTCCCCATCAGCAAACCGTCGTGTTGCTGCGCCATGTGGTGGGAATGTCGGGTGCGGAGGTGGCCCAAGTCGTCGGTTCCAACAGGGTGGCCGTCTACGCGATGATCGCGCGCGCCGAAGCTTCGTTGCGTCGAGCGCTCTCACCAGTCGAATCCGACGGTTCTGCGGCGTCTGAACCCGTGAAAGGTGAGCCTGCGTATGGGAGGACGCACGAATGA